Genomic DNA from Acidobacteriota bacterium:
GATGAAAAAGATGTTCGGCTTATTCGGCACAGCCAGCGCGAAATGCTGATCTGAATGGAGCGCGCCATTGCCGCTGCCATTTTGCGCCTGCCAGGTTTGCCCGCCATCCAGGCTGCGATAAAAGCCGACCAAACCGAAGTAAACAATGTTGGCATCCTGTTGATTGACGGCCAGCGCCAGGTTGTACCAGACCTGCGTGATGCTGGCGGGCACGCCCAGCTTCGTCCAGGTGTCGCCGTCGTCGGTGGATTTGTATACGCCGTGCAGATTGTTGCTGTTGCTCGCCACGGTCAACGCGGCATAGAGCGTGCGGCGCGTGGCGGGCGGCAATGGTGGGCCATCCGCGATGGCGATGCGGCGCACGTCGCTGGCAGGCAAACCTTCGGTGAGTTTCGTCCAGGTGCCCGGTTCGCCGCCGGCGGTGGAACGGAACAGCCCCTGCCCTTCCACGCCCGCGATCACTATGCCCGGCGTTTGCGGATTGATGAGGATGTCATTGGCGTTGGTGACCCCGCCATTGCCCAGCGGATCGAGATTGCGCCAGGTTTCGCCGCCATCAATGGATTTCCAAACGCCGCGTTGGCCGGGCGCGCCCGCCGTAATGCTGCCGCCGCCCGAAGGGCCGTAACTGCTCGCCGCGCGCGTGCAGACATACAACGTGCGCGGATTCTGCGAGTCAAACGCAATGTGCATGAGCGCGATGTTGAGGAACACCGGCACGCGCGGCGCAATGGTCGCAACCGGCCCGGTGATAACGCGCCAACTCGCGCCGCCATCCACCGATTTATACAGGCCCGCGCCAAAATAACTATCGGCGCTAGCATTGCCTTCGCCGCTGCCCACGTAAAGCACGTTGGGATTGCTGGGGTCTACCGCAATAGCGCCGATGGCGAGCGAGGGCAGGTTGTCCGTGAGGGGCGTCCAACTCGCGCCGTTGTCGCTGGATTTCCAAACGCCGCCCTGCGCCGCGCCCGCATAGATCGTCTGGTTGTTCACGCCGTCATAGCGCGGATCGAGCGCCAGCGCCGTCGCGCGGCCCGCATTGGCGCGCGCCACCGGCCCAATCGGGCGCGGCCCCAACGCTTCCCATTTGGGCTGGCTGTCGGCCACGACCTCGGCGGCCTGTCTGCCGTAAAGTTGCTGGCGGCGCAATTGCTGGCGTTCTTCCAAGACTGCCAACTGTTCGACGGCCTTGGCGCGGACGCCGAGCGGAATTTCTGACAACGGATAGGCGCGCTGTTCATAAAACCATTCATCCGCGCCTGGCTTGGCCTCCTGCGTTTCGGCGTCGGCTACTGGCTCGAATTCCAGCAGCGAGAACGAATCCAGGCGTGGGCCGCTCAGCAAAATGCCTGCGCCAAAGACGAGGGTCAGCAACGGCAGAACGCGCCGGACAAACCATATTGACGGGTACTTCATAAAGTTTCTGCTCCGTGTTTGATGAATGATGAGTGGAATGAGCCGCGCCAGTTTTGGGTTGTGAGCGGACAACTTGCAACACGCGCCGCAACGAGTCAAGCCCTGGGTACGCACGCTTCCCAGCGTGCCGCGTGGTATCAGATCGAATAACTCCGGAGGGGTTTCCTTTCAGCCTGAGTCAGTCTGACGCCACGCGGCACGCTGGGAAGCGTGCGTACCCAGGGATTTTTGTCTTTCCCAAAAGCCTGCGCTAGTATGCGCGCCCATGACCACCAAAACCTACCTCTTCATCGCGCTCACAGCGTTTGCGGCGTTCTATCTGTACACCTGGCTCACCGCCATCCGCCGCCAACCCAACCACGAACCCGCCACGCCCACGCCCTTGCACGCGGGCATCGGCTTTGTGACGAATTTCTTCGACACGCTGGGCATCGGCTCGTTCGCCACGACGACGGCGTTTTTCAAGCTCTGGCATTTGGTGAAAGATGAAGTCATCCCCGGCACGCTCAACGTCGGCCACACGCTGCCCACACTGGCCCAAGCCTTTATTTACATCGCCATTGTGGATGTGGATATGCCCACGCTGATCGCGCTGATCATCGCGGCGATTCTGGGCACCTGGCTGGGTGCGGGCGTTGTGGCGAGTTGGTCGCGCCGCAACGTGCAAATCGGCATGGGCATCGCGCTGTTGGTCGCTGCGGGTCTCACCTTGATGCAGGTATTGGGCAAAACTGCCCCACCTGGCACGGCCAAAGGATTGACCGGGACAATGCTGGTGTTAGGTTTCGCGGGCAACTTCCTGCTCGGCGCGCTGATGTCGCTGGGCATCGGGTTGTATGGGCCGTGTCTGATTATGATCTCGCTTTTAGGTATGGACCCGACGACAGCGTTCCCGATCATGATGGGTTCGTGCGCCTTCTTGATGCCGGTGGGCAGCGCGAAATTCATCAGCAAAGGCAGCTACAATCTGCGCGCGGCGGTCGGCTTGGCGCTGGGCGGCATTCCAGCGGTGTTGATCGCGGCCTATATCGTCAAATCGTTGCCGTTGTATTACGTGCGCTGGCTGGTGATTGTGGTGGTGGTGTATACGGCGGTGATGATGTTGCGCTCGGCGCTGTCTGAGCAACAAACAGCGAGCAACGCCGCCGCCTAGCATTTGAAGCGAAGAGGTTTTATGGCAACGGAAGTCACCGTCAATTTACCTGACAATGTTTACTTGCACGCAACGCGGTTGGCGCAGTTGATGAACAGCGACCTCGCAAACGTGTTGGCGGAAACCATTGAAGGCGCACTAGCCCCGCTTGGCACAACTGAGCTTGATCTAACCCCAGTGACCGCGCTTCCCAATCAGGAATTGCTGGCGGCCAGCGAGTTACGCATGAACGAAAAACAAGGCAAGCGTCTGGGCCAACTGCTGGCGCGCCAAGAGAACGGGACGTTGAATGAAGCAGACCGCAATCAGCTTGCGGCGCTGATGCAGGTCTACCACGAGTGTTTAGTGCGTAAAGCCCAAGCGTTGAATGAAGCAGTACGCCGAGGCTTACGCGCGCCATTGACATCGTGAGCCGCAAAGAAATCCCCATTGAAATTGAGATGCGTGTCCGGTTGGCGGCGGGTCATCGCTGCGGTTACTGCTTAACGCCACAACACCTGCTGCCTTGGGAATTGGAACTTGAGCACATCCTGGCGAGCGCTAATGGCGGTACTGATGACGAAGAGAATCTTTGGCTGGCTTGCCGCTCGTGCAATTCCTTCAAAGGCACCCAAATTTTCGCCCTTGATCCGCTCACCAATCGGCGCCTGCGCCTCTTCAATCCGCGCCGCCAGAAATGGTGGAAGCATTTCAAATGGAGCGCTGACGGCGCCCAGATTATTGGACTGACAGCGCCTGGACGCGCATCTGTTCTCGCGTTGAGATTGAATAACATCTTTGCAGTTGCCGCCCGGCGTGAATGGGTTTCAGCCGGTTGGTATCCGCCCAAAGACAATCCGTAAACAGGAAGTAACGTAGGATTATGGCAGAACCCAAACCCGCACTCGCCCAATTCCCCGCCCTCGCCGCTTACCAAATCGCCGAGATCGCATCCGTGCAAACGCCCGCGCTGCTCATTTACGCCGACAAGGTTGTGCACAACATCGCCGTGACCATTCGCGCGCTGGGCGGCGATGCCAATCGCTGGCGGCCCCACGTCAAAACCTCCAAGCTTGGCTTCGTGATGCATCAATTGGCCGCGCAAGGCGTCGTCAACGTCAAGTGTGCGACGACGCTCGAATTGCAAACGGCCGCCGCCGCCGGAGCCACTGACATCCTGGTCGCCTATCCGATGATGGGCGCGAATGCGCGGCGCGTCTGTGCATTGGCCGAACAGTTGCCGCACTGCCGCATCTCCGCGCTGGTCGAAAACGCCGCGCAGATCAACGCCTGGACGGGCAGCCGCGTGGGCCTTTTCATTGACGTGAACTCCGGCCTGGATCGCACCGGCCTCGAACAAGACCGCACGCCGGAACTGGTCGCGCTGGCCCAAGCCATCGAAGCCACCGGGCTGATCTTTCGCGGCCTGCATGTTTACGACGGTCACATGAGCAAGTACGCCGATCTCGCTACGCGCGAAGTGATGGCGCATCAAAATTACGATCACTTGATGGAATTGGTCACCGTGCTCAACACTGCCGGGATCATTGTCGAAGAGGTCGTCACCGCCGGCACGCCCGCCTTCCCTTGCGCGATCACGTATCAACCCTTCAACGACGCGCCCTTCATTCAGCGCGTCTCGCCGGGCACGGTCGTTTACGGTGATTGCACCAGCACGGGCCAATTGCCTGCTGAATGGGGCTACGAACCGGCGGCGCTCGTCGTCGCCAACGTCGTCAGCCAACCGACTGCCCAGCGCATCACCTGCGACGCGGGCCACAAAGCCGTCTCGGCGGATGCGGGCGTACCGACCTGCACGGTGTTGGGCCGCCCCGAATTGCAGCCCGACAAACCCAGCGAAGAGCATCTGCCCATCAATGTCCCGGCGGGCGCAACCGCTCCGACCATCGGCGAGTATTTGTATTTAGTCCCGCGCCACGTGTGCCCGACGGTCAACAATTTCGATCACGCGCTGATCGTCGAACAAGGCCGCATCGTGCGCGTCGAGCGGGTGACGGCACGCGGGCGCGAAGTGCCTTATGCAGTGCCTGGCGTATAATGCAATGTGACAATTTCCTAAGCCCTGAAAGGGCGACATCCAATAGCCCAGGGCAACGCCCTGGGTAACGGCGAAGCGAAGTAAAATACAAGCCCTGAAAGGGCGCAATAAGCGCAATAAGCTTTTCACTCATTCGAACGTGGCACCAGGGGCGTTGCCCCTGGCTATTGAATGTCGCCCTTTCAGGGCTTCACCACCTGGCGCAAATTCCTAACAAACCAAGACTCACTTAACCGCGCAACGCGCCCAACAGGAGGCTAACCGTGTTCATTCGCCAAGTCCTTTCACTCGCTCTCGTCTTTTCGTTGCTGCCCTTCCCGCTCAATGCCCAAACACAAGAGCCGCTCGATTACGCCATGCTCGGCAAAATCCGCGACGAAGGTTTGCAGCGTTCGCAAGTGATGGAACACATCGTTTGGCTCTCGGATATATACGGCCCGCGCCTGACCGGCTCACCCGCGATCAAGCAGGCCAGCACCTGGGCGCAAAAGAAATTTCAGGAATGGGGCCTCGCCAACATTCACGAAGAAGAGTGGCCGTTCGGCAAAGGCTGGTCGCTGGTGCGTTTCGACGCGCACATGACCGAACCGCAAGTCGCGCCGCTGATCGGCTATCCCAAGTCGTGGACGCCCGGCACCCAAGGGCGCATCAACGCCGAGGTCGCCCTCGCCAACATCCGCAACGAAGCCGACATTGAAAAATATCGTGGCAAGCTGAAAGGCAAAATCGTGCTGACGCAACCGGCCCGTGCCGTCAGAATGCTGGAAGACCGGTTGGTGCTGCGGATGAATGACACCGACATCAAAGAGGCCATGACCACGCCGATTCCGCCTGCGCGCCAAGCCGGTGGCGGACGTGGCGGCGGAGCGGCAGCAGGCGGCGGTGATTTCGCGCGCCTGCGTGAACTCCAAACCAAAGTGCAAAAATTTTTCCTTGAAGAAGGCGTCGCCGCTATCTTCGAACGCGGCAGCGATGGCGACCTGTCCGCAGGCGGCAGCGATCTTTCGTGGCAAACGCAGCACACAGATGGCGGCACGATTTTCGTGCAATCGGGCGGGCCACGCGATGCCGCGAACGCGGGCAAGGTTCCGCCCCAGGTCGTGCTCGCCGTCGAACATTACAACCGCATGGTGCGCATTCTCGAACGCAACCTGCCGGTCAAAGTCGAACTCAACATCCAAGCCGAATTTCACGAAGAGGCTGCCAGCAAGGGCTTCAACGTGATCGCCGAAATCCCCGGCAGCGACCTCGCCAACGAAGTCGTAATGATCGGCGCGCATTTCGATTCGCATCATTCAGGCACCGGCGCGACCGACAACGCCACCGGCAGCGCCGCGATGATGGAAGCCCTGCGCATTCTCAAAGCGGTCGGAGCCAAGCCGCGCCGCACCATCCGCATCGGCCTCTGGGGCGGCGAAGAGGAAGGGCTGCTCGGTTCGCGCGCCTACGTCAAAGAGCATTTCGCCGATCCGACCAACATGCAACTCAAACCCGACCACGCCAAGCTGGCCGCGTATTTCAACCTCGACAACGGCACCGGGCACATCCGTGGCGTCTGGTCGCAAGGCAATCTCGCCGCGATGAAAGTCTTTGAGCAGTGGGCCGACCCGTTGCGCGACCTCGGCGTCACGATCATCAGCCCGCGCTCAGTCACGAGCACCGATCACCTCTCGTTCGAAGCCGTCGGTTTGCCCGGCTTCCAATTTGTGCAAGAGCGGCTGGAATACAACTCGCGCACACACCATTCCAACATGGACGTGGTGGATCACGTCGTGCGCGACGAGATGGTACAGGTCGCCACGGTCGCGGCGGTCTTTGCCTACAACGCGGCGATGCGGAATGAAAAGTTGCCGCGCAAGGCCTTGCCCGGGCCGTCGCGCAATCCACGCGAACAAGAGAATTGAGATGCAGTACGGGGAGCGCTCACGCTCAATGGGATTAAGGCAAGCTATTTGCTAGGCGGAAGTCCTTGCCGCAAAAAGGCACAAAAAACTCCTGGTCACATCGGATTTTGTGGTGACAGCCCCGGCGGGGCGAAATGTTTATAGTTGGAGTGCGAAAAGGCACACGAGCCCCAGCGGGGCGGGATCTGCCGGCGCTCAGATGTCGCTCCTGATGGAGCTAAGTTGGAGTGCGAAAAGGCACACGAGCCCCAGCGGGGCGGGATCTGCCGGCGCTCAGATGTCGCTCCTGATGGAGCTAAGTTGCTATAAACATTTCGCGCCGCTGGCGCTGGAAAACACCAAACCACAAAATCCGGTGGGACTAGAAAAACTCAAAACCGATCAAACCACAGAATTTCGTTTGCGACTTTTGTGCTTTTTTGCGGCAAGTAATTTTCTTGCCTTATAGCGGTTTGCAGTTGAATGCGACCTGCGGCAACCACAGGTCGCATTCAACTGCAAACCGTTATAATCTCATTGCGCTCACGTTCCCCCGTACTGCCCTTCCCCTACCTTTGTCACAACGATGCTGCAACTCTTCAAAAACAAATTTGTCCTCGCCTATCTGCTCCTTTACGCTCTCTCGCTCGCCTTTCTAGTCCGCGCCGGGCATTCCGTCGGCGAGGGCCTGCTCGGCCTGCTCATCCTCGGCGTAGGCTTTTCGGCGCTGGCGTGGTGGTTGTGCAAAGGCGCTGTGCCGCTGCCCGTCTTCACCAAACCCGCGCGCAACGAGATGTTGACGGTGCTGGGTTGCGTCGTGCTTGTCACGCTGTACCTGATGGTGGGCGCGCACAGCTTCAACCAACTGTTGCCCAATGCAGTGACGGCTTCGCCCCGCGCGCTATATGTCTTCACGCTGGTCAAGAAACTGGCAGTCT
This window encodes:
- a CDS encoding alanine racemase yields the protein MAEPKPALAQFPALAAYQIAEIASVQTPALLIYADKVVHNIAVTIRALGGDANRWRPHVKTSKLGFVMHQLAAQGVVNVKCATTLELQTAAAAGATDILVAYPMMGANARRVCALAEQLPHCRISALVENAAQINAWTGSRVGLFIDVNSGLDRTGLEQDRTPELVALAQAIEATGLIFRGLHVYDGHMSKYADLATREVMAHQNYDHLMELVTVLNTAGIIVEEVVTAGTPAFPCAITYQPFNDAPFIQRVSPGTVVYGDCTSTGQLPAEWGYEPAALVVANVVSQPTAQRITCDAGHKAVSADAGVPTCTVLGRPELQPDKPSEEHLPINVPAGATAPTIGEYLYLVPRHVCPTVNNFDHALIVEQGRIVRVERVTARGREVPYAVPGV
- a CDS encoding sulfite exporter TauE/SafE family protein, whose translation is MTTKTYLFIALTAFAAFYLYTWLTAIRRQPNHEPATPTPLHAGIGFVTNFFDTLGIGSFATTTAFFKLWHLVKDEVIPGTLNVGHTLPTLAQAFIYIAIVDVDMPTLIALIIAAILGTWLGAGVVASWSRRNVQIGMGIALLVAAGLTLMQVLGKTAPPGTAKGLTGTMLVLGFAGNFLLGALMSLGIGLYGPCLIMISLLGMDPTTAFPIMMGSCAFLMPVGSAKFISKGSYNLRAAVGLALGGIPAVLIAAYIVKSLPLYYVRWLVIVVVVYTAVMMLRSALSEQQTASNAAA
- a CDS encoding M20/M25/M40 family metallo-hydrolase, with the translated sequence MLGKIRDEGLQRSQVMEHIVWLSDIYGPRLTGSPAIKQASTWAQKKFQEWGLANIHEEEWPFGKGWSLVRFDAHMTEPQVAPLIGYPKSWTPGTQGRINAEVALANIRNEADIEKYRGKLKGKIVLTQPARAVRMLEDRLVLRMNDTDIKEAMTTPIPPARQAGGGRGGGAAAGGGDFARLRELQTKVQKFFLEEGVAAIFERGSDGDLSAGGSDLSWQTQHTDGGTIFVQSGGPRDAANAGKVPPQVVLAVEHYNRMVRILERNLPVKVELNIQAEFHEEAASKGFNVIAEIPGSDLANEVVMIGAHFDSHHSGTGATDNATGSAAMMEALRILKAVGAKPRRTIRIGLWGGEEEGLLGSRAYVKEHFADPTNMQLKPDHAKLAAYFNLDNGTGHIRGVWSQGNLAAMKVFEQWADPLRDLGVTIISPRSVTSTDHLSFEAVGLPGFQFVQERLEYNSRTHHSNMDVVDHVVRDEMVQVATVAAVFAYNAAMRNEKLPRKALPGPSRNPREQEN
- a CDS encoding HNH endonuclease, encoding MRVRLAAGHRCGYCLTPQHLLPWELELEHILASANGGTDDEENLWLACRSCNSFKGTQIFALDPLTNRRLRLFNPRRQKWWKHFKWSADGAQIIGLTAPGRASVLALRLNNIFAVAARREWVSAGWYPPKDNP